One genomic segment of Candidatus Anaeroferrophillus wilburensis includes these proteins:
- the dnaX gene encoding DNA polymerase III subunit gamma/tau yields the protein MSVSVADGQVYQVLARKWRPQSFADLAGLQHIAQTLQNAIRAKRVAHAFVFTGSRGVGKTSAARILAKCLNCLTGPSPEPCNQCESCVAITAGSSPDVIEIDGASNRGINEIRQLRENVGYLPQISAYKIYIIDEVHMLTTEAFNALLKTLEEPPDHVKFILATTEPHKIPITILSRCQRYDFGRLSAAVIEATIEHIAAREGWEIEPAAIQLLAREAEGSMRDALSVLDQVVAFSSGPIRVDDVRLTLGVVDSRHCFALVQALVDRQMPTALQQVMMLEKAGIDMKRFAKDFLLYLRNLVLLKLSPELEDLVEAAPEERQQIITLAKRANFSYWQQIFDLFQEQYAALLAANLPRLTFEMTLVRMGMARDLEPLETLIDRLRGMPQPAADAISPGLDVVEVHEQDPGYGREVEGQEQFRPVDFATGQPAWPAVLEALRPVVPVISSLLEDSRLLRWEGEQLEIGLPAYAYSLMRDDEKEARLCSQLQEITGISVQVTLSRLPENDPAAPAVQGKSVRSGAQQINKQAVINDDMVRCLVDTFDASIEEIRQHT from the coding sequence ATGAGTGTGTCCGTGGCAGATGGCCAGGTGTATCAGGTTTTAGCCCGTAAATGGCGTCCCCAAAGTTTTGCTGACCTTGCCGGCCTGCAGCATATTGCCCAGACTCTGCAGAATGCCATTCGGGCAAAGCGGGTGGCGCATGCTTTTGTGTTTACCGGTTCCCGGGGGGTTGGCAAAACCTCGGCGGCGAGGATTCTGGCAAAATGTCTGAACTGCCTGACCGGGCCAAGTCCTGAGCCGTGCAATCAGTGTGAAAGCTGTGTGGCGATTACCGCCGGCAGCAGTCCGGATGTTATCGAGATTGATGGCGCCTCCAACCGGGGGATCAATGAAATTCGTCAGTTACGGGAGAACGTTGGCTATCTGCCGCAGATTTCGGCATATAAGATTTACATTATTGACGAAGTTCACATGCTGACCACCGAGGCCTTTAACGCGCTGTTAAAGACACTCGAAGAGCCTCCCGATCATGTCAAGTTTATCCTTGCGACCACTGAACCGCACAAAATACCCATTACCATCCTTTCACGTTGCCAGCGCTATGATTTTGGCCGCTTATCTGCAGCCGTGATTGAGGCGACCATTGAGCATATTGCTGCCAGGGAGGGTTGGGAGATCGAGCCTGCTGCCATCCAGTTGCTGGCCAGGGAGGCGGAAGGGAGCATGCGGGATGCTCTGAGTGTTCTGGATCAGGTTGTTGCTTTTTCCAGTGGCCCAATACGTGTGGATGACGTTCGCCTGACCTTGGGGGTGGTAGATTCCCGGCACTGCTTTGCCTTGGTGCAGGCGCTGGTTGACCGCCAGATGCCGACGGCTTTGCAGCAGGTCATGATGCTGGAGAAGGCCGGCATCGACATGAAGCGGTTTGCCAAGGACTTTCTTCTCTATCTGCGCAATCTGGTTCTTTTGAAGTTGTCTCCGGAGCTGGAAGATCTGGTGGAAGCAGCACCGGAAGAGCGTCAGCAGATCATCACCCTGGCAAAACGGGCCAACTTTTCCTACTGGCAGCAGATTTTTGACCTTTTTCAGGAGCAGTATGCTGCTTTGCTGGCGGCTAATCTGCCTCGCCTTACGTTTGAAATGACCTTGGTGCGCATGGGGATGGCCCGAGACCTGGAACCACTGGAAACCCTTATTGATCGATTGCGGGGCATGCCCCAGCCGGCTGCCGACGCCATCTCCCCTGGGCTGGATGTCGTGGAGGTCCATGAGCAGGATCCTGGCTATGGTCGAGAAGTGGAGGGGCAGGAGCAGTTCCGTCCCGTCGATTTTGCCACCGGCCAACCGGCATGGCCAGCAGTGCTTGAGGCCCTGCGCCCGGTGGTGCCGGTAATCAGTTCCCTGTTGGAAGATTCTCGTCTTTTGCGCTGGGAAGGGGAGCAGTTGGAAATAGGCTTGCCGGCGTATGCCTATTCCCTGATGCGTGATGACGAAAAAGAAGCAAGGCTATGCAGCCAGCTCCAGGAGATAACCGGTATCTCCGTGCAGGTGACGTTGAGTCGTTTGCCGGAAAATGATCCGGCAGCTCCGGCGGTCCAGGGAAAAAGTGTCCGATCAGGAGCTCAGCAGATCAATAAGCAGGCTGTTATCAATGATGATATGGTCCGCTGTTTGGTGGACACCTTTGATGCCAGCATTGAGGAGATCAGGCAGCACACTTGA
- a CDS encoding nucleotidyltransferase family protein — MAQPATKGTSVQLSALIVAAGEARRFGQPKQLLPWGRNNTILGSVLATVKKTPGLARIHVVLGAHYDAITKTMESALSTVNVIRNRAWQQGMFSSITEGLRFLSNDATNEGILVLLGDMPFITPEILSQFVGAAETLTQEQPLIIATVHDRPAHPYLLWQHHIGEILSLSGETGIRPFIQKHFAQAHAINVSRHSGRQDIDTWETYKQLFKESLA, encoded by the coding sequence TTGGCTCAACCAGCAACCAAAGGCACTTCTGTACAGCTGTCGGCACTGATCGTAGCGGCCGGGGAAGCCCGCCGGTTCGGGCAGCCCAAGCAGCTCCTGCCGTGGGGGAGGAACAACACCATCCTGGGTTCTGTTCTGGCCACCGTCAAAAAAACTCCCGGCTTGGCCAGGATTCATGTGGTACTTGGTGCCCATTACGACGCCATTACCAAAACCATGGAATCAGCTCTGTCAACAGTCAACGTCATCAGAAACCGGGCCTGGCAGCAGGGTATGTTCAGCTCAATCACCGAGGGTCTGCGTTTTTTATCAAATGACGCGACGAACGAGGGCATTCTGGTGCTGCTCGGGGATATGCCGTTTATCACACCGGAAATCCTCAGCCAGTTTGTCGGGGCGGCGGAAACCCTGACCCAGGAACAGCCACTGATCATTGCCACAGTGCATGACAGGCCGGCCCATCCCTACCTGCTCTGGCAGCACCATATCGGTGAAATTTTATCTTTAAGCGGTGAAACTGGCATTCGCCCTTTTATCCAAAAACATTTTGCGCAAGCCCATGCCATCAACGTTTCAAGGCATTCGGGCCGACAAGACATTGACACCTGGGAAACCTACAAGCAGCTCTTCAAAGAGTCGCTGGCATAA
- a CDS encoding XdhC family protein produces MEFSWETLATILAAEPAGIAVCTIIDKHGSVPRGVGTRMLVRADGTIDGTIGGGIGEYEIIAQARRAISSRQSLVTTTSLAGEQGLDSPAICGGWFQTAIAFWSPEDYRKPAKQIANALEQGLTLMLFEYPGGGIVTYEPATGQSTSAGNLPLSVETLLTAWKKEQQPGLQELDGQQLMVTPLLPPPQMVIFGAGHLAIPLVEMASWCGFATTVIDDRDEFADPGRFPKAKKVLTAPMDAVKNLVAPSMTTYFVLITREHRHDDLLLRQLLGLPYAYLGMIGSRRRTTKVKERLVDDGYPVAEIEAIHSPIGLEIGAQTPEEIAISIMAEIISVKNR; encoded by the coding sequence ATGGAATTTTCCTGGGAAACCCTTGCAACAATCCTTGCGGCAGAACCGGCAGGGATTGCCGTCTGCACAATTATCGACAAGCACGGCTCCGTTCCGCGGGGAGTAGGAACCCGCATGCTGGTCCGGGCTGACGGAACCATTGACGGAACCATTGGCGGGGGAATTGGCGAGTATGAGATCATTGCCCAAGCCCGTCGGGCAATCAGCAGCCGTCAAAGCCTTGTTACCACCACTTCTCTGGCCGGGGAACAGGGGCTGGACTCGCCAGCGATCTGCGGCGGCTGGTTTCAAACTGCTATCGCCTTCTGGTCCCCCGAAGATTACAGGAAACCTGCCAAACAGATTGCCAACGCCCTTGAACAGGGACTGACGCTGATGCTTTTTGAATATCCCGGCGGCGGCATTGTGACCTATGAACCGGCCACCGGGCAATCAACCAGCGCCGGGAACCTGCCGTTGTCGGTGGAAACACTGCTCACAGCCTGGAAAAAAGAGCAGCAACCTGGCCTGCAGGAGCTTGACGGACAGCAGCTGATGGTCACCCCCCTGCTGCCACCGCCGCAGATGGTTATTTTCGGGGCCGGTCATCTGGCAATTCCACTGGTTGAGATGGCCTCCTGGTGCGGGTTTGCAACGACCGTTATTGATGACCGGGATGAGTTTGCTGATCCCGGCCGGTTTCCCAAGGCAAAAAAGGTACTCACCGCACCCATGGATGCGGTTAAAAATCTTGTAGCTCCTTCCATGACCACCTATTTTGTCCTCATTACCCGGGAACATCGGCATGATGACCTGCTGCTGCGTCAGCTCCTCGGCCTGCCTTATGCCTACCTGGGAATGATTGGCAGCCGGCGACGGACCACCAAGGTCAAGGAGCGCTTGGTGGATGACGGCTATCCAGTAGCTGAAATTGAGGCTATCCATTCTCCCATCGGGCTGGAGATCGGCGCCCAGACACCAGAAGAAATTGCCATCAGCATTATGGCTGAAATAATATCGGTGAAAAACCGTTAA
- a CDS encoding (2Fe-2S)-binding protein yields the protein MKQVITLNINGDCYELAVHPWRTLNEVLREDLKLTGTKLGCGTGDCGACTVLIDGKSVSSCLTLAVEAVDRRITTIEGMAPNSEELHPIQESFIEKGAIQCGYCTPGMIMSSAYLLKQNPQPTEKEIRAGLSGNLCRCTGYNKIVDAIKDAADKMNQH from the coding sequence ATGAAACAGGTCATTACCCTCAACATCAATGGTGACTGCTATGAACTGGCAGTCCACCCGTGGCGGACCCTCAATGAGGTTCTCCGGGAAGATTTGAAGCTGACCGGAACCAAGTTGGGCTGCGGCACCGGCGACTGCGGCGCCTGCACGGTACTGATTGACGGCAAGTCGGTTAGCTCCTGCCTCACCCTGGCCGTTGAGGCGGTTGACCGCCGGATCACCACCATCGAAGGCATGGCCCCCAATAGCGAGGAGCTGCATCCCATTCAGGAATCTTTCATTGAAAAAGGGGCGATTCAATGCGGCTACTGCACCCCCGGAATGATCATGTCCAGTGCCTATCTCCTGAAGCAGAATCCACAACCAACAGAAAAGGAAATTCGCGCTGGCCTCTCGGGCAATCTGTGCCGCTGTACCGGCTACAACAAAATTGTCGACGCCATCAAGGATGCTGCCGATAAAATGAACCAGCATTAG
- a CDS encoding xanthine dehydrogenase family protein subunit M yields the protein MSLPKFTYLAPDSLEEACQLLANHQGTIKIKAGGTDLMVRLAQHALKPAYLMALGKIPGLAEVSYTPTAGLKLGAMALLAEVVNNPAIQEHYPMLARAANATATVQIRNMGTVMGNVCNASPSADNIPSLMVHGASIKTISANGEREIPLSEFFLGPGRTALESGEIATAILVPPLPASSGVSYQKISRRSKVDIAAVNVAAMLQLDADGTCQQARICLGAVGPTPLQATKTAAFLQGKALHSETIEEAGELAAGEASPISDVRASKEYRKLMVAVLTKRALSEACHLATGTKS from the coding sequence GTGTCTTTACCAAAGTTCACCTACCTGGCCCCGGACAGTCTTGAAGAAGCCTGTCAGCTGCTGGCCAACCATCAGGGTACCATAAAAATCAAGGCCGGCGGCACCGACCTCATGGTTCGCCTGGCACAACATGCTTTAAAACCAGCCTATCTCATGGCCCTTGGCAAAATCCCCGGTTTGGCTGAGGTCTCATATACACCTACTGCCGGCCTGAAGCTCGGCGCCATGGCACTGCTCGCCGAGGTGGTCAACAACCCGGCAATCCAGGAACATTATCCCATGCTGGCACGGGCTGCCAACGCAACGGCAACCGTTCAGATCCGCAACATGGGTACCGTCATGGGTAATGTGTGCAATGCTTCACCATCGGCGGACAACATTCCCTCCTTGATGGTCCACGGGGCATCCATCAAGACGATTTCAGCCAACGGTGAACGGGAAATACCGCTGTCTGAATTCTTCCTCGGCCCCGGTCGTACCGCCTTGGAATCGGGCGAAATAGCCACGGCAATCCTCGTTCCGCCGCTGCCGGCTTCCAGTGGCGTCAGCTACCAGAAAATTTCACGGCGCTCCAAAGTGGATATCGCGGCAGTCAATGTCGCCGCCATGCTGCAATTGGATGCTGACGGCACCTGTCAGCAGGCCCGCATCTGTCTCGGTGCTGTCGGCCCCACCCCGCTGCAGGCCACCAAGACTGCCGCTTTTCTCCAGGGAAAGGCTCTCCATTCTGAAACAATTGAAGAAGCGGGAGAGCTGGCGGCAGGCGAAGCATCGCCCATTTCCGACGTTCGCGCCTCAAAAGAGTATCGCAAGCTGATGGTCGCCGTATTGACGAAACGGGCGTTGTCGGAAGCCTGCCATCTGGCAACCGGAACCAAGAGCTAG
- a CDS encoding molybdopterin-dependent oxidoreductase produces the protein MSKTYSVVGHSLPRADGRIKAVGAAQYADDIILPGMLHGKLLRSPVAHATISNIDVSKARQLPGVKCVITGQDTLKIPFGNWRLVPESQDELPLAVDKVRFIGDEVAAVAAIDKDIAEEALSLIKVDYEELPGSFCVADSLAEGAPVLHERNPDNISLSRKIDYGNLEKGFAESDLILDQEFTVHATSHAYMEPCSCVAEYDHDGRLTIWTSTQTPYFVQCLLAQTLGMRENDIRVIKPFVGGGFGGKMELRKWEFAAAFMARETGRPVKFTLTRGEELATGRRRHPMTIKSKVGFKKDGTIVAKEFTAYLDGGAYNSMGPTAAFLCGNFGGMLYRYPNYRYQGYHVYTNKPPAGAMRGFGAPQALFVAETQMNIAAERLGIDPLDIRLKNAMETGDEIPGVAKISSCGFKESLLKVAEMTNWREKRQSLKKGHGIGIGCYSFISGGVFNWFNTRYNFTRAEVRAFDDGTVHLLTMASDIGQGCDTVLRQILAEELGLTIKDIRLTAADTAVTPQADLGTWGSRVTLMAGNAVRKAAEEIKDQLFSVVSMQFDLNVIHDLTCRDGRIYPKNRPDRGIPFGEAVRLAQRAKRGDPVIGYGSYTPRNKGLVTPAFSFGAQVAEVKVDLETGAIEVEEMNTAHDCGTPINPMSVEGQLEGSVHMGLGYALSEQFVMKEGKTLTTTFLDYKIPCAEDMPPGKSVHVDTYEPDGPFGAKEAGEGLVSPTAPAIADAVYHATGYRCMDLPITPEKVLTGLGKL, from the coding sequence ATGAGTAAGACATATTCTGTAGTGGGACACAGTCTCCCCCGGGCTGATGGCCGCATAAAGGCGGTTGGTGCAGCCCAGTATGCTGATGATATTATTCTTCCCGGCATGCTGCATGGCAAGCTGCTGCGCAGTCCGGTGGCCCATGCCACCATCAGCAACATCGATGTAAGCAAGGCCCGGCAGCTGCCGGGCGTCAAGTGCGTCATCACCGGTCAGGACACCCTTAAAATCCCCTTCGGCAACTGGCGGCTGGTACCGGAAAGTCAGGATGAATTGCCACTGGCCGTCGACAAAGTGCGCTTCATTGGCGATGAGGTTGCAGCGGTTGCAGCCATTGATAAGGATATCGCCGAAGAAGCCTTATCCCTCATCAAAGTTGACTACGAAGAGCTGCCAGGCTCCTTTTGTGTCGCTGATTCGCTGGCCGAAGGTGCCCCGGTGCTGCACGAACGGAACCCTGACAACATCAGCCTGAGCCGTAAAATTGACTATGGCAACCTGGAAAAGGGCTTTGCCGAATCCGATCTGATCCTCGACCAGGAGTTTACCGTTCATGCCACCAGCCATGCGTATATGGAACCCTGCTCCTGCGTGGCGGAATATGACCACGATGGCCGTCTGACCATCTGGACGTCAACCCAGACTCCCTATTTTGTCCAGTGCCTGCTGGCCCAGACCCTGGGTATGCGGGAAAATGATATCCGGGTTATCAAACCGTTTGTGGGTGGTGGTTTCGGTGGCAAAATGGAGCTGCGCAAGTGGGAATTTGCCGCCGCCTTCATGGCTCGGGAAACCGGCCGGCCGGTGAAATTCACCCTGACCCGGGGTGAAGAGCTGGCCACCGGCCGTCGGCGCCACCCCATGACCATTAAATCAAAGGTCGGCTTCAAAAAGGACGGCACCATTGTCGCCAAGGAGTTCACCGCCTATCTGGATGGTGGCGCCTATAACAGCATGGGGCCGACCGCGGCCTTTCTCTGCGGCAATTTCGGCGGCATGCTCTACCGCTATCCCAACTATCGCTATCAGGGCTACCATGTTTACACCAACAAGCCACCAGCCGGCGCCATGCGCGGCTTCGGCGCCCCCCAGGCCCTTTTTGTGGCGGAAACCCAGATGAACATCGCCGCTGAGCGGCTGGGCATCGACCCGCTGGATATCAGGCTGAAAAACGCCATGGAAACCGGCGATGAAATTCCCGGGGTTGCCAAGATTTCCAGCTGCGGGTTCAAGGAATCCCTGCTGAAGGTTGCCGAAATGACCAACTGGCGGGAAAAGCGGCAATCCCTGAAAAAAGGGCACGGCATCGGCATCGGCTGTTACAGCTTCATCTCCGGTGGCGTCTTCAACTGGTTCAACACCCGTTATAATTTTACCCGGGCCGAAGTGCGGGCCTTCGATGACGGCACTGTTCACCTGCTGACCATGGCTTCGGATATCGGTCAAGGTTGTGATACGGTACTGCGCCAGATTCTTGCCGAAGAACTGGGGTTAACCATCAAAGATATCCGCCTGACTGCCGCCGATACCGCGGTCACCCCCCAAGCAGACCTGGGAACCTGGGGCAGTCGGGTAACCTTGATGGCCGGCAACGCGGTGCGGAAAGCAGCTGAAGAGATTAAAGACCAGTTGTTCAGCGTCGTCTCCATGCAGTTTGATCTCAATGTCATCCATGACCTCACCTGCAGAGACGGACGGATCTATCCGAAAAACCGTCCTGACCGGGGCATCCCCTTTGGTGAAGCCGTGCGGCTCGCCCAACGGGCCAAGCGCGGCGACCCTGTTATCGGCTACGGCTCCTATACGCCGCGCAACAAGGGCCTGGTAACCCCGGCCTTCAGCTTCGGCGCCCAGGTGGCCGAGGTAAAGGTGGATCTGGAAACCGGAGCCATTGAAGTTGAGGAAATGAACACCGCCCATGACTGCGGCACGCCCATCAACCCCATGTCGGTGGAGGGTCAGCTTGAAGGTTCTGTCCACATGGGCCTCGGTTATGCCCTCAGTGAACAGTTTGTCATGAAGGAAGGGAAAACCCTGACCACAACATTTCTTGATTATAAAATCCCCTGTGCCGAAGATATGCCGCCGGGGAAATCGGTCCATGTGGACACCTACGAACCGGACGGCCCCTTCGGGGCCAAGGAAGCCGGGGAAGGGCTGGTTTCCCCCACCGCGCCGGCGATTGCTGATGCGGTCTACCATGCCACCGGCTACCGCTGCATGGATTTGCCCATAACCCCGGAAAAGGTGCTCACCGGACTTGGCAAACTATGA
- a CDS encoding nucleoside recognition protein, producing the protein MTVAEIIYEGLLGSLKQVWQIALIVVPLMVGMQILEDLQILHRVAVRLEKVVRYIGLSGRGAFPLVVGLVFGLAYGAGLIIHSARRGQLGKDELILIMTFLSINHAVFEDTLLFVAIGANGPLLLVIRFIISLAVTALLAGFFRWRRRELIAGDE; encoded by the coding sequence ATGACCGTTGCGGAGATCATTTATGAAGGTTTGCTGGGCAGCCTGAAGCAGGTTTGGCAGATTGCCTTGATTGTGGTGCCGTTGATGGTGGGAATGCAGATTCTTGAAGATCTGCAGATCCTGCACAGAGTTGCCGTCAGACTGGAAAAGGTGGTCCGCTATATCGGTCTTTCCGGTCGCGGTGCTTTTCCTCTGGTCGTCGGGCTGGTGTTTGGCCTGGCTTACGGGGCAGGATTGATTATTCACAGTGCCCGTCGGGGGCAGTTGGGCAAAGATGAGCTGATTCTTATCATGACCTTTCTGTCCATCAACCATGCGGTGTTTGAAGATACCCTGCTCTTTGTCGCCATCGGTGCCAACGGCCCCCTGCTGCTCGTTATCCGCTTCATTATTTCTCTGGCGGTGACGGCGTTGCTGGCCGGCTTTTTCCGGTGGCGCCGTCGGGAGCTGATTGCTGGTGATGAATAA
- a CDS encoding nucleoside recognition protein: MRKMIFRGLVNGLRTTWDLAIIIVPVYLLVFLLQQTAILSRIGTACRPLMAMMGLPGEAAMGVVLGNLLNLYAAIGAVSPLALETSQITVFALLLLISHSLVVETAVSRKVGIVAWPYVVLRLGVGFIVAVILHRCWLAG; the protein is encoded by the coding sequence ATGCGGAAAATGATATTTCGCGGCCTGGTGAATGGCCTTCGCACCACCTGGGATCTGGCGATCATCATTGTTCCCGTGTATCTGCTGGTATTTTTATTGCAGCAGACAGCCATATTGTCGAGGATTGGCACTGCATGTCGGCCGTTGATGGCCATGATGGGGTTGCCTGGCGAGGCGGCCATGGGGGTGGTGCTGGGCAACCTGCTGAATCTCTATGCAGCTATTGGTGCGGTCTCGCCGCTGGCGTTGGAAACCTCGCAGATAACGGTTTTTGCCCTGTTGCTGCTCATTTCTCACAGTTTGGTGGTGGAAACGGCGGTCAGCAGGAAGGTGGGCATTGTTGCCTGGCCCTATGTGGTGCTGCGGCTTGGTGTTGGATTTATTGTTGCAGTTATCTTGCATCGCTGCTGGTTGGCTGGCTAG
- a CDS encoding MBL fold metallo-hydrolase has translation MKTRLTILCENSVGIPFGGIGEHGFACHIETDHGTYLFDTGQGLGIIQNATVLQKNLQTIDSIMISHGHYDHTGGLPAVLQRRGPVDVYGHPEMFLERFWGAEGEHQRFIGIPYQRSYLESLGAHFVLNREMVEVGPSIYLTGEIPRQTAFETGDDNMTAFTSTGEKLHPDPLRDDLSLVIDSDKGLILVLGCAHAGMVNIINHVLQQLGRERIYAVLGGTHLGFSSTDQFEATIKVLEHYQIERLGVSHCTGLEKAAQIYSRLPERFFFACVGASLEG, from the coding sequence ATGAAAACCCGACTTACAATTCTCTGTGAAAATTCGGTGGGCATTCCTTTTGGCGGCATCGGCGAACATGGCTTTGCCTGTCATATCGAAACTGATCACGGCACGTATCTCTTCGATACCGGCCAAGGTCTGGGCATCATCCAAAATGCCACCGTGCTGCAGAAAAATTTACAAACAATCGACAGTATCATGATCAGCCACGGTCATTATGACCACACCGGCGGCCTGCCGGCGGTTCTCCAGCGTCGTGGACCCGTGGACGTCTACGGCCATCCGGAGATGTTTCTCGAACGGTTCTGGGGTGCCGAAGGTGAGCACCAGCGATTTATTGGCATCCCCTATCAACGGAGTTACCTGGAATCGTTGGGGGCTCATTTTGTTCTCAATCGGGAAATGGTTGAGGTGGGGCCTTCCATCTATCTGACCGGCGAAATTCCCCGGCAGACCGCCTTTGAAACCGGGGATGACAACATGACCGCCTTCACCAGTACCGGCGAAAAACTCCACCCCGACCCCCTCCGTGACGACCTGTCACTGGTAATCGATTCAGATAAAGGGCTCATTCTGGTGCTCGGCTGTGCCCATGCCGGAATGGTCAACATCATCAACCACGTTCTGCAGCAATTGGGTCGTGAGCGGATTTATGCCGTTCTCGGAGGAACTCACCTGGGCTTTTCCAGTACCGATCAATTTGAAGCCACCATCAAGGTGTTGGAGCACTACCAGATAGAACGCCTGGGGGTATCCCATTGCACCGGCCTGGAAAAAGCCGCCCAGATTTACAGTCGCCTGCCGGAACGCTTCTTTTTCGCCTGTGTGGGGGCAAGTCTGGAAGGATAA
- the mqnE gene encoding aminofutalosine synthase MqnE, which produces MSTTIQNITHIGDQLLAGDRLSVDDALFLYENADLFTLGELANRLNQERNDRTVFYNINHHINPTNICVNQCRFCAYSKLAGDEGAYEQSLADILSEVSGAEKKGITEFHIVGGLHPTWPFSFYPTLLQTLRNEHPHITLKAFTAVEIDYFSQISKLPIKEVLLQLKDSGLEAMPGGGAEIFAPRVRNKICPEKISGKRWLEIMTVAHQLEIPTNATMLYGHIETIEDRLDHMGQLRQLQDQTGGFQVFIPLAFHATNTDIRKKGETSGIDDLKTLALARLFLDNFRHIKAYWVMLGEKIAQVALHFGVNDLDGTVVKERITHAAGAQSAKGHSEEYIRNLISRADRLPVERDTFYHPVDRTHSTMQACHD; this is translated from the coding sequence ATGTCAACAACTATTCAAAACATCACACACATCGGCGATCAACTGCTGGCTGGCGACCGCCTGTCGGTGGACGACGCCTTGTTTCTCTATGAAAATGCCGATCTTTTCACCTTGGGAGAGCTGGCGAACCGGCTGAACCAGGAACGCAATGACAGGACGGTTTTTTATAATATCAACCACCATATCAACCCGACGAATATCTGTGTTAACCAGTGCCGTTTTTGTGCCTATAGCAAGCTGGCTGGTGACGAGGGTGCCTATGAACAGAGTCTTGCCGATATCCTCTCAGAGGTCAGCGGGGCAGAAAAAAAAGGGATCACCGAGTTTCACATCGTCGGCGGCCTGCATCCCACATGGCCGTTCTCATTCTACCCTACGCTGCTGCAAACGTTAAGAAATGAGCACCCGCACATTACCTTGAAAGCTTTTACGGCGGTGGAAATTGATTATTTCAGCCAGATCAGCAAACTCCCGATTAAAGAAGTCTTGCTCCAGCTTAAGGATAGCGGCCTTGAGGCAATGCCCGGCGGCGGGGCGGAAATTTTTGCTCCCCGGGTAAGGAACAAGATCTGCCCTGAAAAAATCAGCGGCAAACGCTGGCTGGAGATTATGACTGTCGCCCATCAGCTTGAGATTCCCACCAATGCCACCATGCTCTATGGCCACATTGAAACCATTGAAGACCGACTGGACCATATGGGACAGCTCCGGCAACTGCAGGATCAAACCGGCGGGTTTCAGGTTTTCATTCCCCTGGCCTTCCATGCCACCAATACGGATATCCGCAAAAAGGGGGAAACCAGCGGTATTGATGACCTGAAAACGCTGGCCTTAGCCAGGCTTTTTCTTGATAATTTCCGTCATATCAAGGCCTACTGGGTCATGCTGGGGGAAAAAATCGCCCAGGTGGCGCTCCATTTCGGGGTCAATGATCTTGATGGCACGGTGGTCAAGGAAAGGATCACCCACGCTGCCGGCGCCCAAAGCGCTAAAGGTCACAGTGAAGAGTATATTCGCAATCTGATATCCCGCGCTGACCGGCTGCCGGTGGAAAGAGACACTTTCTACCATCCCGTTGACCGTACACACAGCACAATGCAGGCATGCCATGACTAG